One Pleurocapsa sp. PCC 7327 DNA segment encodes these proteins:
- the cofG gene encoding 7,8-didemethyl-8-hydroxy-5-deazariboflavin synthase subunit CofG translates to MFLSRIVTYSAAYTIVPTYECFNRCTYCNFRADPGRSAWLTLAEVERKLEYLLSQGICEILVLSGEVHPDSSRRDAWFQRIYDICQLALSGGFLPHTNAGPLSFQEMQQLKQVNVSMGLMLEQLTPNLLETVHLHAPSKVPELRLQQLEWAGKLKIPFTTGLLLGIGEREGDRIETLETIAQIYRQWGHIQEVILQPYSPGDRQSFTASAFNSHHLPDLIAKARDILPQTITIQIPPNLIPDASVLLDCLEAGARDLGGIGPKDEVNPDYPHPHLQRLREILEPVGWQLVLRLPIYPQYYDWLSPQLRGAVAAWEGKLLHF, encoded by the coding sequence ATGTTTTTATCTCGGATTGTTACCTACAGCGCTGCCTACACGATCGTTCCTACTTACGAATGCTTCAATCGCTGCACCTACTGTAATTTTCGTGCCGATCCCGGTCGAAGTGCTTGGTTGACACTCGCAGAGGTTGAACGGAAGCTAGAGTATCTCCTCTCACAAGGAATTTGCGAGATTCTCGTTCTCAGTGGCGAAGTGCATCCCGATTCTTCTCGAAGAGATGCTTGGTTTCAAAGAATCTACGACATCTGTCAGCTAGCTTTGTCGGGAGGATTTCTTCCTCATACTAATGCGGGACCTCTCAGTTTTCAGGAGATGCAACAGCTCAAGCAGGTCAATGTATCCATGGGACTAATGCTGGAGCAGCTAACGCCAAACCTGTTGGAAACCGTGCATCTTCACGCTCCCAGCAAGGTTCCCGAACTGAGATTGCAACAATTAGAATGGGCAGGGAAATTAAAAATTCCTTTTACGACGGGTTTATTATTGGGAATAGGAGAAAGGGAAGGCGATCGCATCGAAACCCTAGAAACCATTGCCCAAATTTATCGCCAATGGGGTCATATACAAGAAGTTATCCTACAACCTTACAGCCCCGGCGATCGCCAGAGTTTTACCGCATCAGCTTTCAATTCTCATCACTTACCAGACCTCATTGCCAAAGCGAGAGATATTCTTCCCCAGACCATTACCATACAAATTCCTCCCAACCTAATCCCAGACGCTAGCGTTTTGTTGGACTGCCTAGAAGCTGGCGCGAGAGATTTGGGCGGAATTGGTCCTAAAGATGAAGTCAATCCCGATTACCCCCATCCTCACCTGCAAAGACTTAGAGAAATTTTAGAACCAGTCGGATGGCAATTAGTGCTGCGCTTGCCCATTTATCCCCAGTATTACGATTGGTTATCGCCTCAATTGCGAGGGGCAGTCGCGGCGTGGGAAGGTAAGCTGTTACATTTCTAA
- the psbA gene encoding photosystem II q(b) protein, translated as MTTTLQQRESASLWEQFCQWVTSTNNRIYIGWFGVIMIPTLLTATTCFIIAFIAAPPVDIDGIREPVAGSLLYGNNIISGAVVPSSNAIGLHFYPIWEAASLDEWLYNGGPYQLTIFHFLLGVFCYMGRQWELSYRLGMRPWICVAYSAPVSAATAVFLIYPIGQGSFSDGMPLGISGTFNFMFVFQAEHNILMHPFHMLGVAGVFGGSLFSAMHGSLVTSSLVRETTETESQNYGYKFGQEEETYNIVAAHGYFGRLIFQYASFNNSRALHFFLGAWPVIGIWFTAMGISTMAFNLNGFNFNQSILDSQGRVINTWADVLNRANLGFEVMHERNAHNFPLDLASGEMAPVALSAPAING; from the coding sequence ATGACAACAACCTTACAGCAGCGCGAAAGCGCTTCTTTGTGGGAGCAGTTTTGCCAGTGGGTCACCAGCACCAACAACCGCATCTACATCGGTTGGTTCGGCGTCATCATGATCCCAACCCTGCTAACTGCAACCACGTGCTTCATCATCGCCTTCATCGCCGCTCCCCCGGTAGACATCGATGGCATCCGCGAACCCGTAGCTGGTTCTCTGCTCTATGGCAACAACATCATCTCCGGTGCGGTGGTGCCTTCTTCGAACGCCATCGGCTTGCACTTCTATCCGATTTGGGAAGCCGCCTCTCTCGACGAATGGCTCTACAACGGCGGACCCTACCAGCTAACGATCTTCCACTTCCTGTTGGGAGTATTCTGCTACATGGGTCGTCAGTGGGAGTTGAGCTACCGCTTGGGCATGCGTCCTTGGATCTGCGTAGCCTACAGCGCGCCAGTATCGGCAGCGACGGCAGTCTTCCTGATCTACCCCATCGGACAAGGTTCCTTCTCCGACGGCATGCCTTTAGGAATCTCTGGCACCTTCAACTTCATGTTCGTCTTCCAAGCCGAGCACAACATCCTAATGCACCCCTTCCACATGTTGGGAGTGGCTGGTGTCTTCGGCGGTTCTCTGTTCTCTGCCATGCACGGCAGCTTGGTCACTTCTAGCTTAGTCCGCGAGACCACCGAAACCGAGTCTCAGAACTACGGCTACAAGTTCGGACAAGAAGAAGAAACCTACAACATCGTAGCAGCTCACGGCTACTTCGGACGCTTGATCTTCCAATATGCGTCATTCAACAACAGCCGCGCCCTACACTTCTTCTTAGGTGCTTGGCCAGTGATTGGCATCTGGTTCACCGCGATGGGCATTTCCACCATGGCGTTTAACCTCAACGGTTTCAACTTCAACCAGTCGATCTTAGATTCTCAAGGTCGGGTTATCAACACCTGGGCTGATGTGCTCAACCGCGCTAACTTAGGATTTGAGGTGATGCACGAGCGCAACGCGCACAACTTCCCCTTAGACTTAGCTAGCGGCGAGATGGCTCCTGTAGCTCTGAGTGCTCCTGCTATCAATGGCTAA
- the hisA gene encoding 1-(5-phosphoribosyl)-5-[(5-phosphoribosylamino)methylideneamino]imidazole-4-carboxamide isomerase — translation MEVIPAIDLLDGKCVRLYQGDYTRSQVFNENPVEVARQWVEEGATRLHVVDLDGAKQGKPANLKAVEAIVKAVSLPVQVGGGLRDRDSASQLLALGVDRVILGTVAVENPQLVAQLCGEFPQKIVVGIDARNGKVATRGWLETSEVDATELARRMAQQGVAAIIYTDIHRDGTLTGPNKVALRELAEAVDIPIIASGGVSSLTDLLSLLSLEPVGVTGVIVGRALYTGDVKLSEAVRAVGSGRWQDIPPDFGSSTLA, via the coding sequence ATGGAAGTCATTCCCGCGATCGATTTATTAGATGGAAAATGCGTGCGCTTGTATCAGGGCGATTATACGCGATCGCAAGTTTTTAATGAAAATCCTGTCGAAGTGGCGAGACAATGGGTTGAAGAGGGAGCCACGCGCTTGCACGTCGTCGATTTAGATGGCGCCAAACAAGGCAAACCCGCTAATTTAAAAGCAGTTGAAGCGATTGTCAAAGCCGTGTCCTTGCCCGTACAAGTAGGCGGAGGGTTGCGCGATCGCGATAGCGCCAGTCAGCTACTCGCTTTAGGAGTCGATCGCGTTATTCTAGGCACCGTCGCGGTAGAAAATCCTCAGCTGGTCGCCCAACTTTGCGGGGAATTTCCTCAGAAAATCGTTGTCGGAATTGATGCTCGCAATGGCAAGGTTGCGACGCGGGGTTGGTTGGAAACGTCAGAAGTCGATGCTACCGAACTCGCAAGACGAATGGCACAACAAGGGGTCGCGGCGATTATTTATACCGATATTCACCGAGATGGAACGTTAACGGGCCCCAATAAAGTCGCCCTTAGAGAATTGGCAGAAGCCGTCGATATACCCATTATTGCCTCTGGCGGAGTCAGTTCTTTGACTGATTTACTGAGTTTATTATCTCTCGAACCAGTAGGCGTAACTGGCGTTATTGTCGGTCGCGCCCTTTATACTGGAGATGTCAAGCTTTCTGAAGCCGTCCGCGCCGTCGGTTCGGGACGATGGCAAGATATCCCGCCCGATTTTGGGTCTTCGACGTTGGCGTAG